ACGAGCTTTGAAGGCAAATTTGGCAATAttgttcttgttgttcttgttgttctGGTTCTCGATCCGGAGCACCACATGAGTAGCAACGCCGACATACTAGTGCCATCGTCACATGGTAGTTGATCTGAATTAGGGCAAGATCTACGTCTATTTATTAAGAAGGAAACAATTAATTTGATATAAGCACCACGTTTTTTGTGGAAAAACATACACGACATGCCGACTACTCCCAAAATAAGGGCAACAAAACAACCGGCGCGAGCTGTCTTGCACACACTTGAGGAGAGCAGCCTTCTCATTCTCACCCCAATGCAGAACACATTTTTTACTCTTAATAGTGTGTGCTCGGCGAGTTCACCGACTTTGAAGGAAAAATTGGCATGTGGAACCGACATCTCAGCGCAGTTGTGGTTCCCGGGAGCACCACAGAGCAACAACGCAGACATGCTAGTGCCATCATCAGATGGTAGTTGATCCGGGCTAGGGCAGGAGCTCCGTCTATTCATTAAGATGGACACAATTTGATATAAACACCTTGTTTTTGTGGAAAAAAACATACATGACATGCCGACTACTCCCAAAATAAGGGGCAACAAAACAACCAGCGCAAGCTGTCTTGCACTCACTTGACGAGAGCAGCCCTTCTCACTCTCACCCCAACGCAGAACATGTTTTTTGATCTAAATAGGGTGTCCCCGGTAGTTCACCGGCTTTGAAGGAAAAATTGTCGTATCGAACTGACATGTCAGCACAGCTGTGGTTCCTGGAAGCACCACAGAGCAGCAATGCCGACATGCCAGTGCCATCATCACATGGTAGTTGATCCGGGCTAGGGCAAGAGCTCCGACTATTCATTAATTAAGTTCACCGACTTTGAAGGCAAATTTGGCATATTGAACCGACATGACAACGTTGTGTGGTCCCCGGAAGCCCCACGTGAGCAGCAACGCCGACATGCTTGCCATCGTCAGATGATAGTTAGTTCGAGCTAGGGCAAGAGCTCTATCTATTCATTAATTAAAAGAATACAATTTGTTATAAACACCTCGTTTTTGTGGGAAAaacatacggagtacatgGCATGCAGACTACTCCCAAAATAAGGGGCAACAAAAGAACGGGCGCAAGCTGTTTTGGATGCACTTGAAGATCTGAGCCAGCCTTCTTACTCTCACCGACACGCAAAACACGTCACCGGCTTTAAAGGCGAATTTGAAATATCTCGAACCGACATGTCAGCTTGGTTCCAGGGAGCACAAAGGAGCAGCAGTGCCGACATGCCAGTGCCATCGTCACATGGTAGTTGATCCGAGCCAGGGCAAGATCTTAGTCTATATTCATTGAGAAGAAAACAATTTGTATAAACATCTCGGAAAAAGACATACACTACATGATGACTACTCCCAAAATAAGGAGCCAAAGAACAACGGGTTTAAGCCATCTTGTACGCACTAGAAGAGACCAGCCTTCTCACTCTCACCCGCATGCAGAACACGTTTTTTTAACTCTTAAGAGTGGGTGTGTTCTTATCTTGTTTTGAGATACCTATAATTAAGtaaaattatgaaaaaaaaatcgtggATGCAGATTTTATATGGGATGCCACATAATATTGAAGATATTCATTAAAAGGCAAAATatgttttggaaaaaaaaacaaattgtcaTATTTTTGGATGAAATTTGTCAGGGTTGCACCTTAGAGCATACGCaagatttttaaaaatatataattttagGGAACTTTGAGATTGCTTAAAATCAGTGTGCTCTTATGACTAGAAAGTATTTTCAACTGCCAGGACAAGGCAAAGAAGTATTTCTAAACCTGAACATATATTAAGTATTCAGCTGCACCACTAAATATAATGCGAAAAATGCCTAATTTCCAGTGAGAACTAGTTCTCAAGTCTCAACCTTGCTTGAGTTTCATATTTTAACCGCGCATTATGAATGGTCCAATTTTAGGACCCTGAATTTGAATGATGATTCTCTGCTAGTACCGCTGCATGGGGCTCATCCAACTCGCCAATAGGCCACATTCCCCTGCCTGGCATGGTCCAAGGAAGCACCCTTATTGCCAGCCACAGCCTGTCAGCCTCACATCTTCATACCTTTGAATTGTAACAGCAACAAAGGCACAAAGCTAGCCACAGCCACAGCCACAGCCTGACATGATTCTAATAACAGTAGGCAAGGACAGTTGAAGTCGTCAAATTCAGTACATCTTTAGTGTAATGGTATGGATCGTGTTATCAAAGTATCAacaaacatgtactccctccgtcccaaattaaccgacatggatttgtataagttaatttgggatggagggagtacatttaaGAAGTTTTTTGTCTTGACTGAAATAACTGTGATTGATTAATTCTACACCCTGTTGAAGACCATGCATATGACAAGCATGTCCCGAAACAACTGTGATTGGTCTTTCATGCTCTTAAATCACTCCAAAAAAAGGTGCACTTTAGGAGCACCCCTTAACAAATTCGAAAAAAGGTGCACTTTAGGAGCACCAAAAGTCCAAAAGCAAGACAAAACATGGATTCGATATAGAAAACTTGGAATAAATACCATTTATGCCAGGACTTAACACTGGGAATGCAATATTAGCTATACATTGAAGGCAGTTAACACCAACTGCGAAGAGGAACAGAACACAAGCTTGACATCACAAAGTACTGTGTACTTGCAATGCTGAAACTACCTCTACATATTGCAACGAATTATCTGGCCATCTAGATCATGTCAGTTAGTCGTCATATCCAGAGGACATTTGCTTTTGGTCATGATGTAAGCGTTCTGGTTGCTGAGCTAGGAAGCTTTGCGTCCCTTGACTGCaaacaaaataacaaaatgTTAGATGGTTTTGAAATTTGTTACACATGTTAAGAAGCATGATAGCAGAGGTCATGAGCATACCAGGGCTAACAATCTTTATCCTCTTAGTAATCGCTCTGACAGAAGTAACAGATGTGGCTCCTGCAGACATGGGTATGAATAGAAGATTGGTTACAACAAGAGTGATGACAGGGTAAATAAAACAAGACAGTATGTAGAGCTGGCTCTGAACCTTGTGAATTAATATCTTCAGTGGGATCTGCTGTCATTGGCTTTACTGAATTTGGAAAGACTGGATCTGCCATCACGTTGTTATCACTTGCAATGGGCTGTAGTCTAATGATACAATTTGCACAACAGAACCATGTTAGCATTTATAGATTCACCCAGGACAAGAAACTATAGGCAGAAAACTATATCATACCTTTGAACTTCAGCATTTGAGGAAGGATTCTCGCAGTGAACACCCACATTATCAAGATCGAAGTCAAGTAGAAGTTCAGAAAGTGAAAAATCGCCATCAAATATATCAAAGTTTGTGAAGTCAATGTCAAAGTCATCTTGCTTCTGTCCATCAGAGGTAGAGTTAGTTGCCTTGTCACAAGTAAGCTCGGTTGAACCTGGCCTTGCATCAGAACTGTCAAAATCTAACCTCCCTTTCACATGTTCCCTTTTTGAGGTTTTCTGGGTGCTTGATTTTAAGGGGGAGCTGACATGGTAGCTCCTCTCAACAGAATAATAGGTGCTACTGCCCCCCTTGAGAGGACTGACTATTAGAGTCTTGGAAGAAACTATAGAGCATTGAGAGGACGCAATCTCCTGATGGGTGTGAACATTTGGAGCCACAGATGATGATGGCCTTGGTGCTTGATGAGAAGCAGGCTCATCTCCTATGGGATGGCTTTGTTGTGGTGTACATGGAGAAGAACTGACTTGAGGCTGCAGCGGTTTGAATAAGCTCTTGGCAACAGATGAGCCTTGGGCCGGGAGCTTTGCAATCCCTGAGTGTTCAGCTGAACTTGGCTGAGCAGTTGGCAGTTGAAGGGCACCATTTTTACCTGGGATCAGGACATAGTAAAGTTAATATATTTGTGATGTTGCAGGAACTGGTAATCAAAGAATGCTACTCTCCAAACTTGTACCTGTTGGGTTCAAGCTAGTGGTTGGTGCAGTGCATATTCTCTTGGAGGCTGAAGTAGATTTTGCAGCAGACTTTGTCacctttctcttctttgtaGGCAAAGAGCTAACTGCAGGGGTTGACATGTTGTTGGCATTTGATGAATTCTGAACAACAAGCGACGAGGATGTCTGGGTGTAGTGTAGCATAGGGGTAGCATATCCAGCGATGCCAGCTGCAATAAGAGCAGAAAAAGGGGACAGCGTTAATTCGACAATGAGTACTAGACCAGAGAATGGACTGAATAAGGTAAGCattgtctctttttttttaatgaggTAAGCATTGTCTTGGTGACATGTACAGGCAGAATCATATAGATATGTAACATGACTAGACTAGAATGTCTGAGACCatctaaaaaaagaatgtTTGAGACCATGTAAAAGGCATTTCAAGGAAGTAACAAAGTAGTGCTAGATGCTGCCAGTTTCACATGGAAATGCAAGAGTTGCCAATGCACACATATATCAGGAAAAAATTGTTATTgacatatgtttttttttgaaaacatgTTATTGACATCTGTATGAAGCTGTCAAAGCCATATGTATGATCCATATGTATAACTAATAATGCAGTTTCCAGACAAAAGTAATGAAACGCAGTTGGGAAACTACAATTTGGAACACCATTTGTGAATCACAGGTTTGAGagtgaagaagaaacaaaactaATAACAATGCAGTTGGGGAGGTACTACAACTCAGAAGAGACTTTTGAGAACCATGACAGGCAAAAAATTCCCCTAAAATTGTAAAGCAGATTCAAGCAAACATAATGCAGTCTCTCTGTTTTGTGAGTAAGCAGATGCAACTGCAATTGAAGTAATCGAAGAGTACATCGCATAGAGTAGAAGGAAAGCATAACGTCGAACAGGTAGGGTGCATCACAGGAGGAGCATACAAAGGAAGCGAGCAAAAGAGGGGAAGTacctggaggaggcggaggcatgGGAatctgaggaggaggaggagcgggaggggaggaggcgttgGGGCGGACGAAGAAGGGCGggacgagcggcggcgaggaaggcggcggcccggcggcgaggaggagcgggtTGGGCTGGTAGTAGGCGGAGACGAGGGAGTGCATGGCGTGCATGGCGGAGTCGACGGCGAGGCGTGACTCCTTGAGGGAGATGTAGTCGTGGAGGATGTCGGCGAGCGGGAGGAGGCCCTTGGGAGGGTTGCTGCTGGCGGCGTTCCTGGAGCCGAAGAGgctggcggcgtcggcgcggaaggcggcgagggaggccgcgaAGCCGTTGTCGGCGAGGTAGCGCTCGACGAGGAAGGCCACCTGCAACGGGGTCACCTTCTTCTTGCCCTTgtcggcggcgtcggaggGGTTGGGGTTGGGCGGAGAGCTCGGCTTGGGCGGCGCCATGGCTAGCTGGCTGGCTTGctagagaagaagaagaaatcctAGATCTCGATCTCTGTGTGTGCGCGTGGGCGGCGGTTTTTGTTGATGGATTTGGGAGGGAAACATACAAGACGCGTATGAATGAATCGCGCGCGAGCGAATTGGATTGAAGCGCCATCAGACATCCGAGCGAAaatgatttttcattttctggCGCCAACTATTTTTAGGGGTTGGCGCCTTCCTTCCTCTTGGCCCAACGGATAGGCCTTCTCTGTCCCCTGGGCTGCAAATCTCTTCTTTATGGGCCGCAgacgttcttcttcttttattaGTTTGAGAAAATCTCTTCTTTCTGGGCCGCAAACCTACGCTGGTTGGATTTGGTAAAACGGGGCAGCCTATAATACCTCTAACTAGGCTTTCGTCAGGTATACCTCTAACGTGGCCTTGGACTAGCATAGATGGGCTTACGGACAAATATTAGGCCAAGTGCAACAGTTTTGCTTAAATATCTTCCATATATCTCAAAATGGGAGACTCTGCTAAAAATATTTTCCCAGGCCTATTCTATATTTTAAGAATTTTGTGTAACCACCATTTGAAGCCCAACGGATACCTCTCCAACAGCTAGGTTTTGAACGGCCGGATTTCCAACGGCTAGTTTTTCAACAGCCGGATTTCTAACGTCTAGTTTTTTTCTCTATCAACGGTCGCAACTACAACATGGGTATTACCTTGCAGATGGCATATATCCGCGATGGGCCACATTCCTGAAGACAATTTCAAATCCAACAACTGAAAAGAACAAACATTTTGCCCGATGCCAAGAAACTTGTCGGAAGGATGTTGAACGAGGCTTCGGAGTTCTGCAAGCTCGTTTTGCCATTGTACGTGGACCAACAAGATATTGGGATTTGGATACACTCGGAGAAATCATGACAGCTTGTATCATCCCGCATAACATGATAACAAAAGATGAGCGTGACCGATTTCAGAACCTGGGAGAACTGGTGACACCTTCTCGTGAAGAGGCAGCTACATTCACTCAGTTTCTTTAAGCTCACAACGCTATTCGAAACAAAGAAGTTCATTGTCAGCGTCAAGTTGATCTAGTTGAGCACTTGTGGCAGATCTGTGGAGAGATGTAGCTTTCATAAGTGGTAGTAATAATGTAGTGTATGAGATCTTTTTTAACTCATGGTGGGGTATAAGCGGTGCTTGTATCATTTTCTACATAATGCAATGTTTTTCATTACTCCCTTTAGTTCAGATCACAACACATGATTCCAACCCCAGATTTGACTGAAACTGAATTACAATTTAACTAGCAAAATTACAGTTCTATGCTTCGTCTCCTTTCTatttcctcctcccccccccccccccgagcTCTTTGCTTCATCTCATTTCTTCCCCATCGAGCCGCCCGCCCACGCCTCACCTCCGCATCTAGAAGAAGCCTGCCCCTGCTCCTTGTCCCCATCGCCCGCGTCTGGCCACCGCCACTCCCTTCTGGCCGCCCGCGATGCAGAGCCGCCCCcacccgcccgcccgcccgcgcctcaCCTCTGCCTCTAGAAGAAGtccgcccctgctccttgtCCCCGTCACCTGCGTCTGGCCACCGCCACCCGCATCTGCCACCCCAAATCGAAGCAAGAAACTGAGAAAGGATAAGGAAGGCAGGCACGTGGTGGCCGGAGGGGGGCATCGGTTGCTCCTCGCGTCAATAAGGGGAGGGATCGGACTCCCCGATCTATAGGAGAGAAAGAGCTCTGGATTGGGAACGTCAAAATATCGGGGAGGCTTAATTCTGTTGTGTCCAGAAGCAGATGAACACGAGCAGAAGTAACAGCACCAACTTCAATACCTACTTACCCATTTGAAACAACGCCTAATTAAAGAGTACATGttcaaattaaacaaaaacaagGGAAACCTCACGGCCAATCCATTGTGCTAGATGTTGCTGGATATACTTACATTTAAAATGGTGACGATATTTAATTAGTACTTTATATATGATTCAAAACTCTTAAACGAGGAATTTACATTTAAAAACGGTACAATCAACATTTATAACTAATATGCAAAACCAGAGGGTCATGCAGCCGCAGAAACAAACAGACATCATACGGCTTCAACCATGCAACCGCAACTGACAGCTACAGCTGATTTTGAGAGCTGCAGCCGTAGAATCTGCAGCTGTAAAGAtgaaacccaaacaaacacaacttTAAGAGAAGCGATGGATGTCGTTTTTGGGCTTTTTCCCCTTAAATTTGGTATTGGGATACTTTAGGTGGACTTGCTCTTCGCGTCGTGCTGCTACAAATAGACATAGGGAGTTTTCTTTCAGTAGTATAGCATACGGAGCTCGCAGTGCTACCAAGCCACGTGGAGCACCGAGCACACCAAGCAAGttctttttctgaatttgactcactctatattttttttgaccaaatcATTCTATATTCCTATGatgtttaaaaataataattgtacggagtacaaaaacatttcttttgttgttagGACAAGAAGAGGAGTAAAAAACCTGTGGAGCAAAGACCGTAACAGCAAACTGAGCACGGGCGCGTGATTGATCCATGTCTTAAGTAGTAGCACCGTCGTTTAGTGGAGTGAGTGGGACGAAATCGAAATAATGGCATTCACGAGGCTTGGCTTGGCTTCATGCCTTCAAGTGAGTAGTACTCTCCTACCTACATGAGGGATGGAGACGGAATGGAGTGAGTGGGGCTAGGAGCGCAAGGGCCATGGTTTGAGCTGGACCAAGGAATTAACTGTCTGTAAAGGCTGATGGCACGGCTTTTTTGTTCTCACTGCACTGCTACGGTAGTGCTGTTGTTTTCTTGGTTCTCtcaccttttctttcttttgagaaTGGAGGTGACCACCCAAAAAGGAAGGGAGAACGGTGCATGCCTGTATTTTACTCTGTGCTGTCGTCGTATGTGCTGGACTGGACGGCCACTGCCTCTCGTCAATGAATGAATCGATGGAATCCGTCATGTAAAAAAATTTAATCAACGAGTCAAGTGAATGGTGTTGTTGAGCTTCCCGAGCGAGCTGCCTTCCACGACAAGTGCAAGTGGGGAGTGTGTGAGTGAGTGGAGCTCCAGGGGCAAAAAGCAAGGAACCGAGGAGCCAACACCGACCCCTTTCCCCAACCCCAAATCCACTCCACTACTCCACTGTAAATCTATCCATCTGGATTCTGAGATTGGGAGGAAGGAATTTGAAGAAGCACTTCTTCCGAGCTTAGTTTTCTATCGCCACgagctggagaagaagaagaagaagataggGCGAGAGCTCAGCGAATTCGGAAGCCAAGTGCGCTAAGCAGAGCAACAACAATGGtgctgccgccgctcctcatcctcctcctgctcctgcccTCCGCCGCAGTCGCGAGCAACAGCAAGGTCCGACACTCGTCCTTCGCCCTTGACTTcttccccggcgacggcgccctCGCGCAGCTCGCCCTCACCGGCGGCGCcaacgccacctccgccggcgccatctCCATGGCCTCGCCGCACGCGCGGGTCCAGTACCACAAGCCCATCCTGCTCGCCAAAGCTGCCGGCTTCTCCACCTacttctccttctccctccAAAACCCCATCcccaaatccaaatccaaacccCTCGCAGCAGGTTCCCTCAAATTCTTCCTCGCCCCAGCAGTTTCCGCACCCACCGACGCCCTAgccgtcgtcttctccgtcGCCGACGTCGACCCCAGCCACGTCCGGGTCCAGATCGACCTCCCCGGCGTCAACACGGCCGTCGTCCAGGCCCGGTTCTCTCTGCCCGTGTCCCGCGCCCAAAAGCTGCATTCTTGGATAGACTAcaacgccacctccgccgcgctCCAGGTCCGCCTCTCGTCCTCGCGCGTCCCCAAGCCGCCGCACCCGCTGCTCTCCCACCCGCTCCATCTCCGTCCCCAATCCAGCACCCGGATGCTCGCCGGATTCGCCTCCTCCCACGCAAACTGCAGCCTCTTCAGCTGGGCATTCAAGGCCAGCTCCGGGCCCCCCTACCTCATGCACTCCCTGCCCCTGGATCCCACCGGCGGCAGCATACTGCtcaccacgccgccgctgccgcactACCAGCCCCCGCTGCCCTACCGCTACCACTGGCCgtcgctgctgctcgccgcggCCTGCGGCGCCATGCTCACCTTCTTCGTACTGTTCGTTTGGTACTCAGTGGCCACACGACGCCCCATCGGCGTCACGCCCGTCGAGTACCCCATGCACCCGTCCTCCTCCGACATTGTCTACGAGAAGATCGTGCTCGTCGGAGCCAAGGACCACCCTGCCAATGCCGCCGCACCCGGTAACAAGTAgcccgccgccatgcttagATTGTATTGCAAGTGTGCTTGCTTCATCATCCTGTAAGTAGCGAATTGTTTGCTTGGTACTCCAGTGTGTGCGGTGGAGACTGCAGATTTTGCGGGCAAAGCGAACAACGCGAATTCTGCACTTTCCACCGGGATTAGAATTCGGATTTCTATGTTGTAACTCATCATGTCATCCACCACTGCTACTCTTTCATACTCTTCTCCTTGTgatgcttaattaattagtgaTGTGCTAGTAGTGTTCGAATTCTCATATCTAATGGATCATCTTAACTTGTTTTCTGGTGAATGCATTTTTGCTCTCGTGGTTGTTCCGACAGACATGCAAAAAAATGCACAACTTTGCTGCATCATGAAGACCTCAACTCAATCCTGCTCAGATATTATATACTTCTCTCAACTACTGAATGCACTCCCTGATTTGCAAAAGTGCTAACCTTTTGGTTTCAAACGCAATTCGCTATACTACTTTAGTAGTTTCTTCTTTCAACTTGTGGGAGACTCTTTGGTGACATAGGTCTGTCTCAAGTTGCCTAACAAAATGCAGTTATCTAGAATCGATTCTGTTGGCCAGAGCCACTTTGCCTTGATAAATTGTAGAAGGGCACAAGAGTGCTGGAATCATCATGGGAGATTTTAAGGAGGGGACTTATTTATTGTGTCCATGCATCGCGGCTTTCAGTTAGGAACCACTAGCATTATACATTACGAAATCCAGTGCTTGCTTCAGTTAGGTTGCATTTCGGAATTGGATGCTGCTTTTTAGCTGGGCTAGTTACATCTTGAAAAAGAAATGTAACGACAATAATATATGATTTGAAAGACACAACATGTTAttatgaaatatatatatcaacTCAGAAAAAATGATGCGATGAATGTTCTATAGTACAACTGTTATATCCAATAAACAACCTTTTGTGCTAGAGTTGGTGATTATGCTGGAAGAAAACTGCTCCTGGGAATACATTGGCATTTGGTTGGTGATTTTGTATCATGTTGTAAACATCTCAACTTCTTTGGTAATTGATGCTACTGTGGCAGTTTCAAGTTTGTGTCTCAGCTGTAACTTTTCTCTCTAGCAAAACAGTGGGAGTAATTCTGGATTGCGAGAATCTGGCAATATATTGTTGACAAAATGGAGGATATAGCTATGCATAACAGTAGCTGATAGATTCTTAAAAAACAGTAACTAATAATTTGTCAGGGGGAACAAGTTAAAACTGTTTTATGGTGTTTGATATGTTCCTTCACTCCCTTGGTAGAATCA
This is a stretch of genomic DNA from Brachypodium distachyon strain Bd21 chromosome 1, Brachypodium_distachyon_v3.0, whole genome shotgun sequence. It encodes these proteins:
- the LOC100840884 gene encoding nascent polypeptide-associated complex subunit alpha, muscle-specific form, which codes for MAPPKPSSPPNPNPSDAADKGKKKVTPLQVAFLVERYLADNGFAASLAAFRADAASLFGSRNAASSNPPKGLLPLADILHDYISLKESRLAVDSAMHAMHSLVSAYYQPNPLLLAAGPPPSSPPLVPPFFVRPNASSPPAPPPPQIPMPPPPPAGIAGYATPMLHYTQTSSSLVVQNSSNANNMSTPAVSSLPTKKRKVTKSAAKSTSASKRICTAPTTSLNPTGKNGALQLPTAQPSSAEHSGIAKLPAQGSSVAKSLFKPLQPQVSSSPCTPQQSHPIGDEPASHQAPRPSSSVAPNVHTHQEIASSQCSIVSSKTLIVSPLKGGSSTYYSVERSYHVSSPLKSSTQKTSKREHVKGRLDFDSSDARPGSTELTCDKATNSTSDGQKQDDFDIDFTNFDIFDGDFSLSELLLDFDLDNVGVHCENPSSNAEVQRLQPIASDNNVMADPVFPNSVKPMTADPTEDINSQGATSVTSVRAITKRIKIVSPVKGRKAS
- the LOC100841192 gene encoding L-type lectin-domain containing receptor kinase I.9 → MVLPPLLILLLLLPSAAVASNSKVRHSSFALDFFPGDGALAQLALTGGANATSAGAISMASPHARVQYHKPILLAKAAGFSTYFSFSLQNPIPKSKSKPLAAGSLKFFLAPAVSAPTDALAVVFSVADVDPSHVRVQIDLPGVNTAVVQARFSLPVSRAQKLHSWIDYNATSAALQVRLSSSRVPKPPHPLLSHPLHLRPQSSTRMLAGFASSHANCSLFSWAFKASSGPPYLMHSLPLDPTGGSILLTTPPLPHYQPPLPYRYHWPSLLLAAACGAMLTFFVLFVWYSVATRRPIGVTPVEYPMHPSSSDIVYEKIVLVGAKDHPANAAAPGNK